The proteins below come from a single Pandoraea apista genomic window:
- a CDS encoding SDR family NAD(P)-dependent oxidoreductase, which translates to MKNLFDLTGRVALVTGAASGIGRETTLVLSHLGATVYATDRDEMGVKALVETLPTPGVALAHDVTDAQAWAATIERVGSQSQRLDVLVNNAGIMLKRGFLETSLDDFRHQQRVNVESVFIGMQTSLPLMQRTARDKGALPSIINVASVFGQVAGPTFAAYSASKGAIRLMSKAVAFEFARAGIRVNTIHPGAILTNLSADWDPPKDAAGNVISLEQARANMERIIPLGRMGVTSDIAGCIGFLASDASCYMTGSELTVDGGYTAI; encoded by the coding sequence ATGAAAAATTTGTTCGACCTGACCGGGCGCGTTGCGCTGGTCACTGGCGCAGCATCCGGCATCGGTCGCGAGACGACACTTGTGCTCTCTCACCTTGGCGCAACCGTTTATGCCACCGATCGCGACGAAATGGGCGTCAAAGCCCTGGTGGAAACGTTGCCTACGCCTGGGGTCGCCCTGGCCCACGATGTCACGGATGCGCAGGCCTGGGCCGCGACGATCGAGCGTGTCGGCAGCCAGTCACAGCGGCTCGACGTGCTGGTGAATAACGCCGGCATCATGCTCAAGCGAGGCTTTCTGGAGACCTCGCTGGACGATTTTCGGCACCAGCAGCGCGTCAATGTCGAAAGCGTGTTTATCGGCATGCAGACCTCGCTGCCCCTGATGCAGCGCACCGCCCGGGACAAGGGGGCATTGCCGTCGATCATCAATGTGGCATCGGTGTTCGGTCAGGTGGCCGGCCCGACGTTTGCCGCCTATAGCGCGTCGAAAGGGGCGATCCGTCTGATGTCCAAGGCCGTAGCGTTTGAATTCGCGCGCGCCGGCATCCGAGTCAATACGATCCATCCGGGCGCGATTCTCACCAACCTGAGCGCCGATTGGGACCCGCCCAAGGATGCTGCCGGGAATGTCATCTCGCTTGAGCAGGCACGCGCGAATATGGAGCGGATTATCCCGCTTGGCCGCATGGGGGTGACCAGCGACATTGCCGGCTGCATTGGCTTTCTGGCGAGCGACGCCTCTTGCTACATGACCGGAAGCGAACTCACGGTCGATGGCGGCTATACGGCAATCTAA
- a CDS encoding 3-keto-5-aminohexanoate cleavage protein codes for MPVSSTVALQDRPVVIEAAICPYRAMAPVWDVHGMINESKACIAAGAAIIHHHHDMRFDSAASIDEMLTMGRAVKAAHPQAMLYPDFLSGNVVGEWIAHFAPLTHAGVMDFCPVDPGGAFSGQLDDAGAPMGSNKVRFTFDDANATLRAANDCKLPLTVGVSEPFNLRWALAEHAIGALPVGSMIKLYFGGEYSLIKIGRRALNFGLPPTTAALDAYVSMLEGTGLPWSVGVMGDALLDTPIARHALQLGGHLRVGIEDAAGRSDMTNREMVEVAVALAQSVGRPVATPDQARCVLGLDPVTERLAG; via the coding sequence ATGCCCGTGAGCTCAACTGTGGCTTTGCAAGACCGTCCTGTGGTCATTGAGGCTGCCATCTGTCCGTACCGCGCAATGGCGCCCGTGTGGGATGTGCACGGCATGATCAACGAGTCGAAGGCATGCATCGCAGCGGGAGCCGCCATCATTCATCACCATCACGATATGCGCTTTGACAGCGCGGCGTCGATTGATGAAATGCTCACCATGGGCCGTGCCGTGAAGGCGGCGCATCCGCAAGCCATGCTGTACCCGGATTTTCTCAGCGGTAACGTGGTCGGCGAATGGATTGCCCATTTTGCGCCGCTGACCCATGCGGGCGTGATGGATTTCTGCCCGGTGGATCCCGGTGGCGCATTCTCGGGGCAGTTGGACGACGCCGGCGCGCCGATGGGGTCCAACAAAGTTCGCTTCACGTTTGACGATGCCAACGCCACGCTGCGTGCGGCTAACGACTGCAAGTTGCCGTTGACCGTGGGGGTGTCGGAGCCGTTCAATCTGCGCTGGGCGCTCGCGGAGCATGCCATTGGCGCGCTGCCGGTCGGTTCAATGATCAAACTCTACTTCGGTGGCGAGTACAGCCTGATCAAGATTGGCAGGCGTGCGCTCAACTTTGGGTTGCCTCCGACCACGGCCGCGCTCGATGCCTATGTCTCGATGCTCGAGGGTACCGGGTTGCCCTGGAGCGTGGGCGTGATGGGCGATGCGCTTCTGGACACACCGATCGCCCGTCACGCGTTGCAGCTTGGTGGGCATTTGCGGGTGGGAATCGAGGACGCGGCCGGGCGCTCGGATATGACCAACCGAGAGATGGTTGAAGTCGCGGTGGCCCTGGCACAATCCGTCGGCCGTCCGGTCGCCACACCCGATCAGGCGCGGTGCGTATTGGGGCTTGATCCCGTCACCGAGAGATTGGCCGGTTGA
- a CDS encoding aldehyde dehydrogenase family protein, with translation MTRTPFLDGKQKQLLIDGKWVEAQSGRTFDTINPYNGKVLATVAHGDAADVDLAVAAARRAFEGPWKQFKPVDRQRVLLRLADLIEQDFDEIGVLDVLDMGGPISSLPRRRERALTTLRYYAGLATATHGRTIENSQPGNIASYTVKEPLGVVGAIIPWNGPLFMALWKVAPALAAGCTVVLKPAEQAPLSSLRLGELCLEAGIPPGVVNVITGFGEAGAALAEHPDVDKITFTGSTEVGQKILRASAGNVKRVTLELGGKSPNIVFADADLDLAVPGAAMAIFANSGQICSAGSRLYVERKIHDEFVERVAGYASQLRLGDPMDPATHLGPVVSKEQLDRVLGYLDSGREQGARVAAGGEQATEGDLANGYFVKPTVFCGVDESMRIAREEIFGPVVAAMPFDSVEEVIARGNATQYGLGSGVWTTNLNTAQRVSQGLRAGSVWVNCYQLMDAAVPFGGYKMSGFGREGGVDHIDEFMAVKAVWIRST, from the coding sequence ATGACACGCACTCCTTTTCTGGATGGCAAGCAGAAGCAACTGCTGATTGACGGCAAGTGGGTCGAGGCTCAATCGGGCCGCACCTTCGATACGATCAATCCTTACAACGGCAAAGTCCTTGCTACCGTGGCGCATGGGGATGCGGCCGACGTCGATCTGGCGGTAGCTGCCGCGCGCCGCGCGTTCGAAGGGCCCTGGAAACAGTTCAAGCCGGTGGATCGGCAACGTGTGCTGTTGCGTCTGGCGGACCTGATCGAGCAGGACTTCGATGAGATCGGTGTGCTCGACGTACTCGACATGGGCGGCCCGATCTCCAGTCTGCCGCGCCGTCGCGAGCGAGCGCTCACGACGCTGCGGTATTACGCGGGATTGGCGACGGCCACGCATGGACGGACCATCGAGAACTCGCAGCCCGGCAACATCGCGTCCTACACGGTCAAGGAGCCCCTCGGCGTGGTCGGGGCGATCATTCCGTGGAACGGTCCGCTGTTCATGGCGTTATGGAAAGTGGCGCCCGCTCTCGCGGCAGGATGCACGGTCGTACTCAAACCGGCTGAACAGGCACCGCTATCCTCGTTGCGACTTGGCGAATTGTGTCTAGAGGCCGGAATTCCGCCGGGTGTCGTGAACGTCATCACCGGTTTTGGTGAGGCGGGTGCGGCACTGGCCGAGCATCCGGATGTCGACAAGATTACGTTTACCGGATCGACGGAAGTCGGTCAGAAAATCCTCCGGGCGTCTGCCGGCAACGTGAAGCGCGTGACGCTCGAGTTGGGGGGCAAGTCGCCCAATATCGTATTTGCCGATGCCGACCTCGATCTGGCCGTGCCCGGTGCTGCGATGGCAATTTTCGCGAATTCCGGGCAAATCTGCAGTGCCGGATCGAGGTTGTACGTGGAGCGCAAGATTCATGACGAGTTTGTCGAGCGTGTCGCCGGCTATGCAAGCCAGCTCCGCCTGGGCGACCCGATGGATCCCGCAACGCACTTGGGGCCGGTGGTCTCGAAAGAACAACTCGACCGCGTTCTCGGTTACCTCGACTCGGGGCGCGAGCAGGGCGCGCGTGTTGCCGCGGGTGGGGAACAAGCGACCGAAGGAGACCTGGCCAACGGTTACTTCGTCAAGCCAACGGTCTTTTGTGGCGTGGATGAAAGCATGCGCATCGCGCGGGAGGAGATTTTCGGCCCCGTGGTGGCGGCGATGCCATTCGACTCCGTCGAGGAAGTGATCGCTCGCGGCAATGCGACCCAATATGGCCTGGGGAGTGGCGTGTGGACCACGAATCTGAACACTGCCCAGCGGGTGTCACAAGGCTTGCGCGCAGGGTCGGTCTGGGTCAACTGCTATCAACTCATGGACGCCGCGGTACCGTTTGGTGGCTACAAGATGAGCGGGTTCGGCCGCGAAGGCGGGGTGGATCACATCGATGAGTTCATGGCCGTCAAGGCCGTCTGGATTCGTTCTACCTAA
- a CDS encoding 3-keto-5-aminohexanoate cleavage protein has translation MMSFTPTPDSGATHIMANSEKHNGAPVVIEAAVTPLRKGAPLQPADVTIAEAKACLAAGAAVIHHHHDFRLSREEATQQIVDIGRGILDAYPSALIYPDYIAGRDSDRAIGRRYQPDALLQPMYDAGVLRMFALDPGFTLFGQMDAEGLPSASVTGGATYAESDAMVAFGRKVGVPISIGVYEPGNLRWIRAYARAGKFPAGSIIKLYFGGDYLMGQDRVPGVTFGLAPTPESLDTYLGMLADVDMPWCVSVQGGALLDLPLARYALELGGHLRVGVEDTAGCTTLTNAQTVEAAVELARQVGRPIARGAEALDVLKRPHAALAA, from the coding sequence ATGATGTCATTTACACCAACACCCGATTCAGGAGCTACCCATATCATGGCCAATAGTGAGAAGCACAATGGCGCGCCGGTGGTGATCGAGGCTGCGGTGACCCCGCTTCGCAAGGGGGCACCTCTGCAGCCTGCCGACGTTACGATTGCCGAGGCGAAGGCCTGTCTGGCGGCCGGCGCGGCCGTCATTCATCATCATCATGATTTTCGACTGTCGCGAGAGGAGGCAACCCAGCAGATTGTCGATATCGGACGAGGAATTCTTGACGCCTATCCTTCGGCATTGATCTATCCCGACTATATTGCCGGTCGTGATTCCGATCGTGCGATTGGCCGACGTTATCAGCCTGACGCGCTGCTACAGCCGATGTACGACGCGGGTGTGCTCAGAATGTTCGCGCTGGATCCTGGTTTCACGCTTTTCGGTCAAATGGATGCGGAAGGTTTGCCGTCGGCCTCCGTCACAGGGGGGGCGACCTATGCGGAATCGGACGCGATGGTGGCTTTCGGGCGTAAGGTGGGCGTGCCCATCTCGATAGGGGTGTATGAGCCGGGCAATTTGCGATGGATTCGAGCCTATGCTCGTGCCGGGAAGTTCCCGGCCGGATCGATCATCAAGCTGTATTTCGGCGGTGATTATCTGATGGGCCAGGATCGAGTGCCTGGCGTGACCTTCGGTCTTGCGCCGACCCCGGAAAGCCTCGACACGTACCTGGGCATGCTGGCAGATGTCGACATGCCGTGGTGTGTCAGCGTGCAGGGCGGCGCGTTGCTTGATCTTCCCCTGGCGCGATATGCCCTTGAACTGGGGGGGCATTTGCGCGTTGGCGTGGAAGACACGGCTGGCTGTACCACCCTGACGAACGCGCAGACGGTGGAGGCTGCGGTGGAATTGGCAAGACAAGTCGGCCGCCCCATTGCAAGAGGGGCTGAGGCGCTTGACGTGCTGAAGCGACCCCACGCAGCGCTCGCTGCTTGA
- a CDS encoding AMP-binding protein, whose amino-acid sequence MIAAYNLMRKVECGRHGVGGIHRCTDALALAPTNYLEEFATMNAVCAETWKPTEQGTVNDVLRRAVHTYGDRMFLEFLGDEYSFIDVNDHACRLANGLKALGVKHGDTVVTILDTSPDAVFIWLAINKLGAISVPVNTALKGEFLRHQLSDADAAVVLAEHDYAERVAAVADRLPSLRTLVYRGAKPSLGQLRADVLPWAEIVSDDKTDQDVVVKPTDLAMLVYTGGTTGPSKGCMLSHNYTYVFCQQMLKMTNRNSETHTWTPLPLFHMNSICSTVMVNLIVGARVSLYPRFSVSNFWPEIERTKATEVSILGAMFPMLANAPDNEAMKRCKGQLNAAWGAPFPAEIQQVWKDRFGLRYTASGCFGLTECSLMTVLPFGTPAKPGSSGMRNEWFDVRIVDENENELPANTPGELIVRPRMPNIMFDGYWRRPEETLKVMKNLWFHTGDIGRFDEEGYFFFVDRKKDYLRRRGENISSFEVENAFRAHEAIEDVAAHAVLDTLGEDELKVTIVLRDGAQLTEEALCRWAIDQLPYYAVPRYIEFRTALPRSPVGKVQKYELRDQGVTPGTWDREKSDIVLIKR is encoded by the coding sequence ATGATCGCTGCATACAACCTGATGAGAAAGGTTGAATGCGGGAGACACGGAGTAGGCGGCATACACAGGTGCACTGATGCACTGGCGCTTGCTCCAACGAACTATCTGGAGGAGTTCGCCACAATGAACGCAGTCTGCGCTGAAACCTGGAAGCCGACGGAACAAGGGACGGTGAACGATGTATTACGTCGTGCCGTGCACACCTACGGCGATCGAATGTTCCTTGAATTTCTCGGCGACGAGTATTCGTTTATTGACGTCAACGATCATGCCTGCCGTTTGGCAAACGGGTTGAAAGCCTTGGGCGTCAAGCACGGTGATACCGTCGTCACGATCCTTGATACCTCTCCCGACGCAGTGTTCATCTGGTTGGCCATCAACAAGTTGGGCGCCATCAGCGTGCCGGTCAACACCGCGCTGAAAGGGGAGTTCTTGCGTCATCAACTCAGTGATGCCGATGCCGCGGTCGTGCTGGCCGAGCACGACTATGCTGAACGAGTGGCTGCGGTGGCCGATCGTCTACCGTCGTTGCGCACGCTGGTCTATCGGGGAGCGAAGCCGTCGCTGGGGCAACTGCGTGCCGATGTGCTGCCCTGGGCGGAGATCGTTTCCGACGACAAGACCGATCAGGACGTGGTGGTCAAGCCCACGGATCTGGCGATGCTGGTGTATACCGGTGGCACCACTGGGCCGTCGAAGGGGTGCATGCTCAGCCACAATTACACCTACGTCTTCTGCCAGCAAATGCTGAAGATGACCAACCGCAATAGCGAAACCCATACATGGACGCCGTTGCCGTTGTTCCACATGAACTCGATTTGCTCGACGGTCATGGTCAATCTGATTGTCGGCGCACGAGTCTCCCTGTATCCGCGTTTCTCCGTGTCGAATTTCTGGCCGGAAATCGAGCGAACGAAGGCCACGGAGGTCTCCATTCTCGGGGCCATGTTCCCGATGCTGGCCAACGCTCCGGACAATGAGGCGATGAAGCGTTGCAAGGGACAGCTCAACGCCGCCTGGGGGGCACCGTTTCCGGCAGAGATCCAGCAGGTCTGGAAAGATCGTTTCGGCTTGCGCTATACCGCATCGGGGTGTTTTGGCCTGACGGAGTGTTCGCTGATGACGGTGCTGCCATTCGGCACGCCCGCCAAGCCCGGCAGTTCGGGCATGCGTAATGAGTGGTTCGACGTGCGTATCGTCGACGAGAACGAGAACGAGCTGCCGGCGAATACGCCGGGCGAGCTGATCGTGCGCCCGCGCATGCCGAACATCATGTTTGACGGCTACTGGCGTCGTCCGGAAGAGACCCTCAAGGTGATGAAGAACCTGTGGTTTCACACCGGTGACATTGGCAGGTTCGACGAGGAGGGCTATTTCTTCTTCGTCGATCGGAAGAAGGATTATTTGCGTCGTCGCGGAGAAAACATCTCGAGCTTCGAAGTTGAGAATGCGTTTCGAGCTCATGAGGCGATCGAAGATGTGGCCGCCCATGCCGTGCTCGACACACTCGGTGAGGACGAGCTCAAGGTGACAATTGTCTTGCGCGACGGGGCTCAACTGACTGAAGAGGCCCTCTGTCGCTGGGCGATCGACCAACTCCCTTATTACGCCGTGCCGCGTTACATCGAGTTCCGGACGGCGTTGCCGCGCAGTCCGGTTGGCAAGGTGCAGAAGTACGAGTTGCGCGATCAGGGCGTCACGCCAGGCACATGGGATCGCGAAAAATCCGACATCGTACTGATCAAGCGCTAG
- a CDS encoding spinster family MFS transporter, which translates to MSTPDSLTASSGTDHGNTVPADALKPGSTVASKVARASWYALAIMTLINACHFLDRTMISIIVEPVRAEFGLHDSQIGLLTGLAYGATFALAGIPIGLLVDRVNRVRLLAGLVFIWSGMTVLAGFAQSFHHLLLTRMGVGAAEAGGSPTSMSLIGDLFPPNKRSTAVGYFFLATGIGALASFLIGGFVSAHYGWRAAMMVAGIPGVLLAFITLLTVRHPVRGANDPTMGVVNRESAGIWDVLRHAFANPAMRNLLLGVCFAAGGVSTIAAWLPSYMMRFHGFSLKEAGFSAAIAGGLFSSLGSLAGGFLSDRLANTAVRRRMDLSAAACLVAVLLAMCGLWSTSEYAALGALCLTMFCIFVVFPAAFGTMLGITAPQMRGTTSATLQIVSNFVGYGVGPFAVGWLSDFYGGSQSLRLAMMTGGGVSLVLAAVTFALSARACGRRFGTRAP; encoded by the coding sequence ATGTCGACACCAGATTCACTCACAGCAAGTTCCGGTACCGATCATGGCAATACCGTGCCGGCCGATGCGCTCAAGCCGGGTTCGACGGTCGCGAGCAAGGTGGCACGAGCCAGTTGGTATGCATTGGCGATCATGACGTTGATCAATGCGTGCCACTTCCTCGATCGCACCATGATTTCGATCATCGTGGAGCCGGTGCGTGCCGAGTTCGGCCTTCATGACAGCCAGATTGGTCTTTTGACAGGCCTGGCATACGGCGCGACATTTGCGCTGGCAGGAATCCCGATCGGGCTGCTGGTCGATCGGGTGAATCGGGTGCGCCTGCTCGCGGGGCTAGTGTTCATTTGGAGCGGCATGACGGTGTTGGCGGGCTTTGCGCAGTCCTTTCATCATCTTCTGCTGACTCGAATGGGTGTCGGTGCCGCAGAGGCAGGGGGGTCGCCGACGTCCATGTCATTGATTGGTGATCTATTTCCCCCGAACAAGCGCTCCACGGCGGTCGGCTATTTTTTCCTGGCAACGGGTATCGGCGCACTTGCGAGTTTTCTGATCGGTGGTTTTGTGTCAGCACACTACGGTTGGCGGGCCGCCATGATGGTCGCGGGTATCCCCGGTGTGCTGCTGGCATTTATCACGCTGCTCACCGTGCGCCATCCGGTGCGTGGTGCGAATGACCCAACCATGGGCGTCGTCAACCGCGAGTCTGCCGGCATTTGGGATGTGTTGCGTCACGCTTTTGCCAACCCGGCGATGCGAAACCTGTTGCTGGGGGTGTGTTTTGCGGCAGGAGGGGTGTCGACCATCGCGGCTTGGTTACCGTCATACATGATGCGTTTTCATGGATTCAGCCTGAAGGAAGCCGGTTTTTCTGCCGCGATCGCAGGGGGTTTATTTAGTTCGCTCGGTTCTCTGGCCGGGGGATTCCTGAGCGATCGCCTCGCCAATACGGCTGTTCGCCGCCGTATGGATCTCTCTGCCGCAGCGTGTCTCGTGGCAGTGCTGCTGGCGATGTGTGGGTTGTGGAGCACTTCCGAGTACGCGGCATTGGGCGCACTGTGTCTGACGATGTTCTGCATTTTCGTGGTCTTCCCGGCGGCGTTCGGCACGATGCTGGGTATCACCGCACCGCAAATGCGTGGGACGACCTCGGCAACACTTCAGATCGTATCCAACTTTGTGGGCTATGGCGTGGGGCCGTTCGCAGTCGGCTGGTTAAGCGACTTTTATGGTGGCTCGCAATCGTTGCGATTGGCGATGATGACCGGTGGGGGTGTTTCATTGGTGCTGGCCGCCGTTACCTTTGCATTGTCCGCCCGGGCTTGTGGGCGGCGCTTCGGCACGCGAGCCCCTTAA
- a CDS encoding efflux RND transporter permease subunit: MAMSPRVADLPVITDPAQFDRNSGSWLERFIFNHRALMVLVCVVMTTFLGWHATRLPVNASFEKMIPSSHPYIKHYFENRDTLRGMGNSLRIVLETTDGDIFDKAYLERLQKINDTVFLMPGVDRAWMRSLWTTSLRWTEITEEGYRGGPVMPDRWDGSPAAIRQLQANIARAGIIGSFVADDLKSSMIVVPLIEKDPESGKPLDYAAFSRQLEKQIRAQEGGPYRIHIVGFAKLVGDLIDGLYAVMAYFAVSILIAAVFVFLYTRCWRSTLLLVASAALGVVWLLGIMQLFGFVLDPYSILVPFLIFAIGLSHGAQKMNGIMQDVGRGTHKYVAARYTFRRLFMAGLTALLTNIVGFAVLMIIDIPVIRDMALTTSIGVTVLIFTKLVLIPVLLSYTGVSERAARRSIRVDASVGGGAAAWIRHRLVGLTERRNAIIMIAIAVALAGTALSVRKHIAIGDLSPGAPELRAESRYNRDSAFLTAHYGLANDQFVVMMKTPPGECFAYDNVVEIDRLGAALRQLDGVQTTLSIADGVRRGTSSLFEGNPKWQTISRNTTNRSQAFAIFQGDRPDLADRTCAVTPLVAYLTDHKAGTLTRVMDAVEAFSATHDTPKRAFQLAAGNAGIEAVTNIVVKKSFWTMHFVLYGAVILLCLLTFRSWRATLVAIIPLMLTSILCEALMVWLHIGIKVAVLPVIAVGVGVGVDYALYLLSIQLDLQRQGASLRDAYRGSLDFTGKIVGLVGVTMAAGVVTWVWSPIKFQADMGILLTFMFLWNMIGALMLIPALSHFLLPRVSAKGVSQSDAPVVDDTRRTDITGALRSVTNE, encoded by the coding sequence ATGGCAATGTCCCCCCGGGTCGCGGATCTTCCGGTCATTACGGACCCGGCACAATTTGATCGCAACAGCGGGTCATGGCTCGAACGCTTCATTTTCAACCATCGGGCCTTGATGGTGCTGGTCTGCGTGGTCATGACCACATTCCTCGGTTGGCATGCGACGCGCCTGCCGGTCAACGCGAGCTTCGAGAAGATGATTCCGAGCTCGCACCCCTACATCAAGCATTACTTCGAGAATCGGGACACGCTGCGCGGTATGGGTAACTCCTTGCGTATCGTGCTTGAGACCACCGACGGCGACATCTTCGACAAGGCCTACCTGGAGCGCCTTCAAAAGATCAACGATACGGTTTTCCTGATGCCGGGAGTTGATCGCGCGTGGATGCGCAGCCTCTGGACGACGAGTTTGCGCTGGACCGAGATCACCGAGGAGGGCTACCGAGGTGGTCCTGTCATGCCTGATCGGTGGGACGGTAGTCCTGCCGCAATACGTCAGCTTCAGGCGAATATCGCAAGGGCGGGCATCATCGGCAGCTTCGTCGCCGACGATCTGAAGTCGTCCATGATCGTGGTGCCGCTGATCGAGAAAGATCCGGAAAGCGGAAAACCCCTGGACTACGCGGCATTCTCCCGTCAATTGGAGAAGCAGATTCGCGCTCAGGAGGGCGGGCCGTATCGCATTCACATTGTCGGATTCGCCAAGTTGGTCGGGGATCTGATCGACGGCCTCTACGCGGTAATGGCGTATTTCGCGGTGTCCATTCTGATTGCTGCCGTGTTCGTGTTCCTGTACACGCGGTGCTGGCGCAGTACCTTGCTGTTGGTGGCGAGCGCGGCGCTGGGCGTGGTTTGGCTGCTCGGCATCATGCAGCTCTTTGGCTTCGTGCTGGATCCGTATTCGATTCTGGTGCCGTTTCTCATCTTCGCCATCGGCCTGTCCCATGGCGCACAGAAGATGAACGGCATCATGCAGGACGTCGGACGCGGTACTCACAAGTATGTGGCTGCGCGCTACACCTTCCGACGTTTGTTCATGGCCGGACTGACGGCACTCCTCACGAATATCGTCGGTTTTGCCGTCCTGATGATCATCGATATTCCGGTGATTCGCGATATGGCGCTGACGACCAGTATCGGTGTCACTGTCCTGATTTTCACCAAGCTGGTTCTGATACCGGTGCTGTTGTCCTATACCGGTGTGAGCGAGCGGGCCGCGCGCCGCAGTATCCGGGTCGACGCATCCGTTGGCGGCGGCGCGGCGGCGTGGATTCGCCATCGCCTGGTCGGTCTGACCGAGCGCCGCAATGCCATCATCATGATCGCGATCGCTGTAGCGCTGGCGGGCACGGCATTGTCGGTGCGCAAACATATCGCCATCGGTGATTTGAGTCCCGGGGCGCCTGAACTACGTGCGGAATCGCGTTACAACCGCGACTCTGCATTCCTGACGGCTCACTACGGGCTGGCGAACGACCAATTTGTGGTCATGATGAAGACGCCGCCGGGCGAGTGCTTTGCTTACGACAACGTAGTGGAGATCGATCGTCTGGGGGCCGCACTGCGCCAACTCGACGGGGTTCAGACCACCTTGTCGATTGCGGATGGCGTTCGGCGTGGCACCTCGAGCCTGTTCGAGGGCAACCCGAAATGGCAGACGATCTCGCGCAATACGACGAATCGCTCACAAGCGTTCGCCATCTTTCAGGGAGACCGTCCCGATCTGGCCGACCGGACTTGTGCGGTGACGCCCCTTGTCGCCTATCTGACCGATCACAAGGCAGGCACATTAACCCGGGTCATGGACGCCGTGGAAGCATTCTCCGCGACTCACGACACCCCCAAGCGCGCGTTTCAACTGGCCGCGGGTAACGCAGGCATTGAGGCGGTCACCAATATTGTGGTGAAGAAGAGCTTCTGGACGATGCACTTCGTGCTGTACGGCGCTGTGATCCTGCTATGTCTGCTGACCTTCCGCAGTTGGCGTGCAACGCTCGTCGCCATCATTCCATTGATGCTGACCTCGATTCTGTGCGAGGCGCTGATGGTGTGGCTGCACATCGGTATCAAGGTGGCTGTCCTGCCGGTGATTGCGGTCGGCGTAGGCGTAGGGGTGGACTATGCGCTGTACTTGTTGAGTATCCAACTGGACTTGCAGCGTCAGGGAGCCTCGTTGCGTGACGCCTATCGTGGCTCGCTCGACTTCACCGGAAAGATTGTCGGACTGGTAGGCGTGACCATGGCTGCCGGGGTGGTGACTTGGGTCTGGTCTCCCATCAAGTTCCAGGCCGACATGGGCATTTTGCTCACCTTCATGTTCCTGTGGAACATGATCGGCGCGCTCATGCTGATTCCCGCACTCTCACACTTCCTGCTGCCGAGGGTTTCCGCCAAGGGGGTATCGCAATCCGATGCCCCCGTCGTGGACGACACACGCCGGACGGATATCACAGGTGCGTTGCGCTCCGTGACCAACGAATGA
- a CDS encoding WD40/YVTN/BNR-like repeat-containing protein produces the protein MQKQVLAVLAAFMIGAPAWAVSDAARDSLDVPASATRLTTTTQVNGVAHAGKRLVAVGIRGLIVTSDDNGATWVQRAAPVSSDLLAVQFVSPTKGWAVGHDGVILHSEDGGESWIKQFDGRQAGEMFIRHFQQLADAGDANAQRLLGEMKLNYESGPEQGLLDLWFADERNGIVCGSFGTLLATTDGGKTWQSWVERLDYGTLLHLNAIHGVGQDIFIASEKGLVFRLDRDKGKFIAVETGYMGSFFSLASVGKQIIASGLRGTAYRSSDAGRSWQKLETGQGSSITGAVGIGAARVLMVSQNGNLLVSDDAGEHFRAIRVPRPGVLTAVTQVDAHTAVVAGLSGVQQVPLK, from the coding sequence GTGCAAAAGCAGGTTTTGGCAGTCTTGGCTGCTTTCATGATCGGCGCGCCCGCTTGGGCGGTGAGTGACGCAGCGCGTGACTCGCTGGATGTGCCCGCGTCAGCGACTCGCCTGACCACGACCACTCAGGTCAATGGTGTCGCCCACGCGGGCAAGCGGTTGGTCGCCGTGGGTATTCGGGGCCTGATCGTCACGTCTGACGATAACGGTGCGACGTGGGTACAGCGTGCGGCACCCGTATCGTCGGATCTGCTTGCGGTGCAGTTCGTCTCGCCTACGAAGGGTTGGGCGGTCGGTCACGACGGCGTAATTCTTCACAGTGAGGACGGTGGCGAATCCTGGATCAAACAGTTCGATGGTCGCCAGGCTGGGGAGATGTTCATCCGCCATTTCCAGCAATTGGCCGATGCGGGCGACGCCAACGCTCAACGCTTGCTCGGTGAAATGAAGCTGAACTACGAGAGTGGGCCCGAACAGGGGTTGCTCGACTTGTGGTTTGCCGATGAACGTAACGGCATTGTGTGCGGCTCGTTCGGCACGCTTCTGGCGACCACCGATGGTGGCAAGACCTGGCAGTCCTGGGTTGAGCGTCTGGATTACGGCACCTTGCTGCACCTGAATGCGATTCATGGCGTTGGCCAGGACATTTTCATCGCCTCGGAAAAGGGACTGGTATTCCGTCTCGATCGCGATAAGGGCAAGTTCATCGCTGTCGAGACTGGCTACATGGGCAGTTTCTTCAGCTTGGCGTCGGTGGGCAAACAGATCATCGCTTCGGGACTACGCGGCACGGCATATCGCTCAAGCGATGCAGGCCGAAGCTGGCAAAAGCTCGAAACCGGGCAGGGCTCCTCGATTACGGGGGCCGTTGGTATCGGCGCGGCGAGAGTGTTGATGGTCAGTCAGAACGGCAATCTTTTGGTATCGGACGACGCGGGCGAGCACTTTCGAGCGATTCGGGTGCCACGGCCGGGCGTGTTGACCGCCGTGACCCAGGTCGATGCGCATACCGCCGTCGTCGCCGGCCTAAGTGGCGTGCAACAAGTACCACTGAAGTAG